From the genome of Cytobacillus firmus, one region includes:
- the lspA gene encoding signal peptidase II produces the protein MFYYIIALFVIALDQFTKWLIVKNFELGESVKVIEDFLYITSHRNRGAAWGILQGQMWFFYVITVIVIIGIIYYIQKAAKGKLLLGVSLGLMLGGAIGNFIDRVFRKEVVDFVNTYIFGYDFPVFNIADSALVIGVGLLMIQMLLEEREAKKKEKSYGENGTHHS, from the coding sequence GTGTTTTATTACATAATTGCATTGTTCGTTATTGCACTTGATCAGTTTACGAAGTGGCTGATTGTAAAGAACTTTGAATTAGGAGAAAGTGTTAAAGTTATTGAGGACTTTCTTTATATTACATCGCACCGCAACCGTGGCGCTGCCTGGGGCATCCTGCAGGGGCAAATGTGGTTTTTCTACGTTATAACCGTTATTGTCATAATTGGTATCATTTATTACATTCAAAAAGCAGCCAAAGGCAAATTGCTTCTTGGAGTCTCTTTGGGCCTGATGCTGGGCGGAGCAATTGGAAACTTTATTGACAGGGTATTTCGAAAAGAAGTGGTGGATTTTGTAAACACTTATATTTTTGGCTATGACTTTCCCGTTTTCAATATTGCTGACTCAGCGCTGGTCATTGGGGTAGGACTATTGATGATTCAGATGCTGCTTGAAGAGAGAGAAGCAAAGAAAAAGGAGAAATCTTATGGAGAAAATGGAACACATCATTCCTGA
- the pyrR gene encoding bifunctional pyr operon transcriptional regulator/uracil phosphoribosyltransferase PyrR, translating into MMQQQKAIVLDDQAIRRALTRIAHEIIEKNKGIENCILIGIRTRGIYLANRLAERIEQIEGAKIEVGELDITLYRDDLTKKTENQEPLVKGSDVPKDINDQKVILIDDVLYTGRTVRAALDALIDIGRPSQIQLAVLVDRGHRELPIRADYVGKNIPTSSSEKIVVELKEVDENDQVSIYEN; encoded by the coding sequence ATGATGCAGCAGCAAAAAGCAATTGTTTTGGATGACCAGGCAATCAGGAGAGCGCTGACAAGGATTGCTCATGAAATCATAGAGAAAAATAAAGGGATTGAAAATTGCATACTGATTGGCATCCGGACCAGGGGGATTTACCTGGCGAACCGCCTGGCGGAAAGAATTGAACAAATCGAGGGAGCCAAAATTGAAGTAGGCGAACTTGATATCACTCTCTATAGAGATGATCTTACGAAAAAGACTGAAAATCAGGAGCCGCTTGTCAAAGGCTCCGATGTTCCAAAAGATATTAACGATCAGAAGGTGATCCTGATCGATGATGTTCTTTATACAGGAAGAACAGTTAGAGCAGCCCTTGATGCGCTGATCGATATTGGGAGGCCATCTCAGATTCAGCTTGCAGTCCTTGTGGACCGCGGCCATAGGGAGCTTCCGATAAGAGCTGATTATGTAGGAAAGAACATTCCAACCTCCAGTTCGGAAAAAATTGTCGTCGAGCTGAAGGAAGTGGATGAAAACGACCAGGTAAGTATATATGAAAATTAA
- a CDS encoding RluA family pseudouridine synthase, producing the protein MEKMEHIIPDEQAGERIDKVLSTLNADWSRTQVQQWIKDANVLVNGQKPKTNYKCSANDKIEISIPEPEELDVVPEEMDLDIYYEDQDVLVVNKPKGMVVHPAAGHGTGTLVNGLMAHCKDLSGINGVMRPGIVHRIDKDTSGLLMVAKNDMAHESLVNQLMNKTVTRKYRAIVHGVIPHDYGTIDAPIARDPKDRQSMSVVDNGKHAVTHFQVIERFRDFTLVECQLETGRTHQIRVHMKYIGYPLAGDPKYGPRKTLDIGGQALHAGVLGFEHPRSGEYLEFEAPAPAYFKDLVENLANNR; encoded by the coding sequence ATGGAGAAAATGGAACACATCATTCCTGATGAACAGGCAGGAGAAAGAATAGATAAAGTGTTATCCACATTGAATGCGGATTGGTCAAGAACTCAGGTACAGCAATGGATCAAGGATGCCAATGTTTTGGTGAATGGCCAAAAGCCTAAAACTAATTACAAATGTTCCGCAAACGATAAAATTGAAATATCAATACCTGAACCAGAAGAACTGGATGTAGTGCCGGAAGAAATGGATTTGGATATTTATTATGAAGACCAGGATGTCCTCGTTGTAAATAAACCGAAAGGAATGGTTGTCCATCCTGCAGCCGGGCATGGAACTGGAACACTTGTAAATGGTCTTATGGCTCATTGCAAAGACTTATCAGGAATTAATGGGGTCATGAGGCCCGGAATAGTTCATAGAATCGATAAAGATACGTCGGGACTTCTCATGGTTGCAAAGAATGATATGGCACATGAGAGTCTTGTGAACCAGCTGATGAACAAAACTGTTACACGTAAGTACCGGGCCATTGTCCATGGAGTTATTCCACACGACTACGGTACTATTGATGCGCCAATCGCCCGCGATCCCAAAGATCGTCAAAGTATGAGTGTTGTGGACAATGGAAAACACGCGGTTACGCATTTTCAGGTCATTGAGCGTTTCAGGGATTTCACACTGGTGGAATGCCAGCTGGAAACGGGAAGAACACATCAAATCCGGGTTCATATGAAATACATTGGCTATCCTCTTGCGGGAGATCCTAAATACGGTCCCAGAAAGACACTTGATATCGGAGGACAGGCACTTCATGCAGGCGTTCTTGGCTTTGAACATCCACGTTCTGGTGAGTACCTTGAATTTGAAGCACCTGCACCTGCTTACTTTAAGGATCTAGTAGAGAACCTGGCAAATAATCGTTGA
- a CDS encoding solute carrier family 23 protein produces MNKPILDIKDVPKPAHWLTLSLQHLFAMFGATILVPYLVGLNPAIALISSGLATIAFLIITKWQVPAYLGSSFAFIAPILAAKAAGGPGAAMIGSFMAGLVYGAVALIIKKAGYRWIMNLLPPIVVGPVIIVIGLALAGTAVGMAMNNPDTGEYSMLHFSAALITLGATIIFSIYAKGMLSMVPILAGIIIGYVYSLAVGLIDFSLVQQAAWFEMPEFLFPFADYEVRITLDLALLMIPVAVVTISEHIGHQLVLGKVVGKDYIKEPGLHRSILADGTGTMISALIGGPPKTTYGENIGVLAITKIYSVYVLAGAAVIAIIFGFIGKVTALISSIPTPVMGGVSILLFGIIASSGLRMLVDSKVDFGNNRNLVIASVILVLGIGGAHIEIWAFKLEGMALAAISGVLLNLILPGREETKEDIFETETEKKNKVA; encoded by the coding sequence ATGAATAAGCCTATTTTAGATATAAAGGATGTACCAAAACCAGCCCATTGGCTGACATTAAGTTTACAGCATTTATTCGCTATGTTCGGAGCTACTATACTTGTACCATACTTAGTAGGATTAAATCCTGCCATTGCACTAATCTCAAGCGGACTGGCAACGATAGCCTTCCTAATCATTACAAAATGGCAGGTGCCGGCATACCTTGGTTCATCTTTCGCATTCATTGCCCCGATCTTAGCTGCCAAAGCTGCCGGAGGCCCGGGTGCTGCCATGATCGGCAGCTTCATGGCTGGACTTGTGTATGGGGCAGTAGCCCTGATCATCAAGAAAGCAGGCTACCGCTGGATTATGAATTTGCTTCCGCCAATTGTGGTAGGACCTGTGATCATTGTAATCGGATTGGCATTAGCAGGGACAGCGGTCGGGATGGCTATGAACAATCCTGACACTGGTGAATACAGCATGCTGCATTTCTCAGCAGCGCTTATCACTTTAGGTGCAACAATCATCTTTTCCATCTATGCAAAAGGTATGCTCAGTATGGTGCCGATTCTGGCAGGGATCATCATCGGCTATGTTTACTCACTGGCTGTGGGCCTGATCGACTTCTCGCTTGTACAGCAGGCCGCCTGGTTCGAAATGCCGGAATTCTTATTCCCGTTCGCAGATTATGAAGTGAGGATAACCCTGGATCTTGCGCTTCTAATGATTCCAGTAGCTGTTGTGACTATCTCTGAACATATCGGTCATCAGCTTGTCCTTGGAAAAGTAGTTGGAAAAGATTACATTAAAGAACCGGGTCTTCACCGCTCCATCCTTGCTGATGGAACAGGAACAATGATCTCGGCATTAATCGGGGGTCCGCCAAAGACAACTTACGGTGAAAACATTGGTGTACTCGCCATCACGAAAATTTACAGTGTCTATGTACTTGCGGGTGCTGCAGTCATCGCCATCATCTTCGGATTCATTGGCAAGGTGACAGCACTGATCAGCTCGATCCCTACTCCAGTAATGGGCGGCGTATCGATCCTGCTGTTCGGGATCATCGCTTCATCAGGATTAAGAATGCTGGTTGACAGCAAAGTGGATTTTGGAAACAACCGCAATCTTGTTATCGCATCAGTCATCCTTGTCCTGGGAATTGGGGGAGCTCATATCGAGATTTGGGCATTCAAACTGGAAGGAATGGCACTGGCAGCAATCAGCGGTGTTCTCCTGAACCTGATTCTCCCTGGCAGGGAAGAGACTAAGGAAGATATATTTGAAACAGAAACCGAAAAAAAAAATAAAGTAGCTTAA
- a CDS encoding aspartate carbamoyltransferase catalytic subunit: protein MKHLLTTSELEIKEINKILEDAQYFLNGGTWTPEQKVFVANLFFENSTRTKCSFEVAERRLGLDIIPFEVSTSSVSKGESLYDTVKTLEAIGVHAVVIRHSEDRYFDELADKSGVSILNAGDGCGHHPTQSLLDLLTIKQEFGSFEGLKVAIIGDIAHSRVARSNADALVRLGAKVVFSGPKEWFDEEMLENGMYEDVDTAIETSDVVMLLRIQHERHESKADQSAEEYHLAYGLTEDRERTMKPNSIIMHPAPVNRGVEIADCLVECGRSRIFKQMQNGVYIRMAVLKRSIEHIEGGAKHVNIDKKWPVAY, encoded by the coding sequence ATGAAACATTTGCTCACTACCTCAGAGTTGGAAATTAAAGAAATCAATAAAATCCTTGAAGATGCGCAATATTTTTTAAACGGCGGAACATGGACTCCTGAACAAAAGGTTTTTGTCGCTAACCTTTTCTTTGAGAATAGCACAAGAACTAAATGCAGCTTTGAAGTGGCGGAAAGGCGGCTTGGATTGGATATAATTCCTTTTGAAGTCAGCACATCAAGTGTATCCAAGGGTGAGTCATTATACGACACAGTCAAAACGCTGGAAGCGATCGGTGTACATGCAGTCGTCATCCGCCATAGCGAGGATCGCTACTTTGACGAATTGGCAGACAAAAGCGGTGTGTCCATCCTGAATGCAGGGGATGGCTGCGGGCACCATCCAACACAATCACTGCTGGATCTGCTGACGATTAAACAGGAATTCGGATCCTTTGAAGGATTAAAAGTAGCCATCATTGGTGATATCGCACATAGCCGTGTCGCAAGATCCAATGCAGATGCACTTGTCCGGCTCGGTGCAAAGGTTGTTTTTTCAGGTCCAAAAGAATGGTTCGATGAAGAAATGCTTGAGAATGGAATGTATGAAGATGTTGACACAGCTATAGAAACTTCTGATGTTGTCATGCTGCTGAGAATACAGCATGAGAGGCATGAATCGAAAGCTGACCAATCTGCTGAAGAATACCACCTGGCATACGGTCTTACAGAAGATCGTGAAAGAACAATGAAGCCAAACAGCATTATTATGCATCCGGCACCTGTAAATCGGGGTGTTGAAATAGCAGATTGTTTAGTGGAATGCGGTCGTTCCAGGATTTTTAAGCAGATGCAAAATGGTGTGTACATCCGAATGGCAGTATTAAAACGATCAATTGAACATATTGA